A genomic region of Zea mays cultivar B73 chromosome 6, Zm-B73-REFERENCE-NAM-5.0, whole genome shotgun sequence contains the following coding sequences:
- the LOC100280059 gene encoding uncharacterized protein isoform X2 — MLQIGSQEQREKHTTVMGHDHMSRIKMHMAEGSFGDRIRCQQPGCNEVVDRRVVYCKIHSGELSCQQFSYLQSGLESSGLSVRPVNDSQFKGSVSIAAVPCTEQELHVKHEGGDRGKLKDSSGYTLGQAAQFIFSGASMLCKNDNCSKQAHENSIHCKLHSGGVNKGCMARGCTRGAHGGTPLCIGHGGGRRCVVPGCPNAACGQGRSDRCVRHGGGKRCKFEGCAKGAQGNTDHCIRHGGGRRCRFQGCTKSAQGRTDFCIKHGGGSRCRFQGCGASAKWGTDLCSVHRKSLLGGDNAIPEALAAPSEKRRRAKTPQREAKPSEVFQENVTTAATAGNSTQHTGFLLVAAPVANRDILTNGMAVTGQAAIAPQRIVAPMFMRSPTPSGSVAASAQRWEAGASRGMLGL, encoded by the coding sequence GTGCCAGCAACCTGGGTGCAATGAGGTTGTCGATAGAAGGGTAGTGTACTGCAAAATTCACAGTGGAGAGTTGTCATGCCAACAGTTCAGTTACCTCCAGAGCGGACTGGAGAGCTCAGGTTTATCTGTGCGCCCTGTTAACGACAGCCAATTTAAGGGATCTGTTTCCATTGCAGCAGTGCCATGCACTGAGCAAGAGTTACATGTCAAGCATGAAGGTGGTGATCGAGGTAAACTAAAGGATAGTTCTGGGTACACTTTGGGTCAGGCTGCACAATTTATCTTCTCTGGGGCAAGCATGCTTTGCAAGAACGATAACTGCAGCAAGCAAGCACACGAGAACTCAATCCACTGTAAGTTGCATAGCGGCGGCGTTAACAAGGGCTGCATGGCACGGGGCTGTACAAGAGGTGCGCATGGAGGCACGCCTTTGTGCATTGGGCACGGAGGTGGGAGGCGGTGTGTGGTCCCTGGATGCCCAAATGCAGCATGTGGCCAAGGCCGTAGCGACCGCTGCGTGAGGCACGGTGGCGGCAAGAGATGTAAATTCGAAGGGTGCGCGAAGGGCGCGCAAGGGAACACCGATCACTGCATAAGGCACGGTGGGGGAAGGCGGTGCAGGTTCCAAGGATGTACAAAGAGTGCGCAGGGACGCACAGATTTCTGCATCAAGCATGGTGGGGGCAGCCGGTGCAGGTTCCAAGGGTGTGGCGCGAGCGCAAAATGGGGAACGGATTTGTGCTCTGTGCACAGGAAGAGCCTGTTGGGCGGTGACAATGCCATCCCTGAAGCTTTGGCCGCCCCTTCAGAAAAACGACGCCGGGCCAAGACGCCCCAAAGGGAAGCGAAGCCGTCCGAGGTCTTCCAAGAGAATGTCACAACAGCAGCTACTGCTGGTAACAGCACACAGCACACGGGCTTCCTTCTCGTAGCTGCCCCTGTTGCTAACCGTGACATACTGACCAATGGTATGGCAGTGACGGGGCAAGCTGCAATAGCCCCCCAACGGATAGTGGCACCGATGTTCATGAGATCACCAACGCCATCTGGATCAGTGGCTGCCTCGGCACAGAGGTGGGAGGCGGGAGCAAGCAGGGGTATGCTGGGTCTGTAG